In one window of Bacteroidia bacterium DNA:
- the bshC gene encoding bacillithiol biosynthesis cysteine-adding enzyme BshC produces MQTSFIPLSETHQFPSLILDYLKGEKSLASFYKYAPEINFFEQAIADKSKEKIDRTTLVDVLKEQNRISEKRFPLVFQNIESLKNENTFTVSTGHQLCLFTGPLYFIYKIISTINLAEELKKRFPDKHFVPVYWMASEDHDFEEINHIHLFGKTLKWENAENSGIPVGEIKTDSLKNYLEELKKIMGESENANYLVQLFSDAYLKNNNLAEATKYLVSELFGTYGLVVIDAADKRLKKCFSDILKDDILNNTNFHLVQNAIEKLAKQNISAIVNPREINCFYVTEKVRGRIIFENGKYQIQHTELVFSEKEILEELENYPEKFSPNVVLRCLYQEKILPNLAYIGGPGEISYWFQYKEMFEHHQINFPVLMLRNSVLWLDSVISEKIKSLKIDFEKLFFSEEELVKDFVKNNSETEVNLEVETNELKKIFLALSDKAANIDGSLKPLVEAEMQKTINALKNIENRFLKAEKQKQEVTINRLRKIKSTLFPEKKMQERYDNFIPYYLKNGKHFIETLKESLHPFDSRLIVISEHSENK; encoded by the coding sequence GTGCAAACATCTTTTATTCCGCTTTCCGAAACACATCAATTTCCTTCATTAATCCTTGATTATTTGAAGGGCGAAAAATCACTCGCGTCTTTTTATAAATATGCTCCTGAAATAAATTTTTTCGAACAAGCTATAGCTGATAAATCGAAAGAAAAAATAGATAGAACGACTTTGGTGGATGTTCTCAAAGAACAAAATAGAATTTCAGAAAAAAGATTTCCGCTTGTTTTTCAAAACATTGAATCGCTAAAAAACGAAAATACTTTCACCGTTTCTACTGGTCATCAATTATGCCTTTTCACTGGACCACTTTATTTTATTTACAAGATAATTTCTACCATTAATTTGGCGGAAGAATTGAAAAAAAGATTTCCGGACAAGCATTTTGTTCCTGTTTATTGGATGGCTTCCGAAGATCATGATTTTGAAGAAATCAATCACATTCATCTTTTCGGGAAAACGTTGAAATGGGAAAATGCTGAAAATAGTGGTATTCCTGTTGGGGAAATTAAGACCGATTCGCTTAAAAATTATTTAGAAGAACTGAAAAAAATAATGGGCGAAAGTGAAAATGCCAATTATTTAGTTCAACTTTTTTCGGATGCGTATTTGAAAAATAATAATCTCGCAGAAGCGACAAAATACTTGGTGAGTGAGCTTTTCGGAACGTATGGCTTGGTGGTGATAGATGCGGCAGATAAGCGTTTAAAAAAATGTTTTTCTGACATATTAAAAGACGATATTTTAAATAACACGAATTTTCATTTGGTTCAAAATGCGATTGAAAAATTAGCGAAACAAAATATTTCAGCTATTGTAAATCCGCGCGAAATCAATTGTTTTTATGTAACAGAAAAAGTACGCGGAAGAATTATTTTTGAAAACGGAAAGTATCAAATTCAACATACTGAATTGGTGTTTTCGGAAAAAGAAATTTTGGAAGAATTAGAAAATTATCCCGAAAAATTTAGTCCAAATGTGGTGTTGCGCTGTTTGTATCAAGAAAAAATATTACCAAACTTGGCTTATATCGGCGGACCAGGAGAAATTTCGTATTGGTTTCAATACAAAGAAATGTTCGAACATCACCAAATTAATTTTCCTGTTTTGATGTTGCGAAATTCTGTTTTGTGGCTAGATTCTGTTATTTCTGAAAAAATAAAAAGCTTGAAAATTGATTTTGAAAAACTATTTTTTTCAGAAGAAGAATTGGTGAAAGATTTTGTGAAAAATAATAGTGAAACCGAAGTGAATTTGGAAGTTGAAACGAATGAGTTGAAAAAAATATTTTTAGCACTTTCCGACAAAGCAGCGAATATAGATGGCAGCTTAAAACCTTTGGTAGAAGCCGAAATGCAGAAAACAATAAATGCGTTGAAGAACATTGAAAATCGTTTTTTGAAAGCGGAAAAACAAAAACAAGAAGTTACAATTAATCGGTTAAGAAAAATAAAATCAACGCTTTTTCCGGAAAAGAAAATGCAGGAACGTTATGATAATTTTATTCCCTATTATTTGAAAAATGGGAAGCATTTTATCGAAACTTTAAAAGAATCGTTGCATCCATTTGATTCCAGATTAATAGTTATATCAGAGCATTCAGAAAATAAATAA